The sequence aagagtgttactttttattgtgaatattgataaaATTGACTCGTCTGACAGATAAAAATTATTGAGACTATCTCACAGAAGGCCTGCTCAAAATTAATATACACATGCAATTACTAGTGTCGTCTACATATGAGAAATAATAATCCTTGTAACTGAAAACTGCAACGCTTCGCAGAGGAAAATGCACAGTCGCGGCtgtatctattatatatattctgTTGGGGAAAACTGTGAATTACTGCATCTTTTCCTTTCTTCCAACGAAATCTGAATTAATGGCCGACGATTACGTTAATCAAGTCATGGATTTCCAGCCAATTTCGTCAACTTCTCCTTCAATTCCTCTCCATTTATCCGGTTCTCTTGCCGGTGATACTGTACGCGTGCAAGGAGACACCGGAGAGTATGAATTCTCCCTTCAGTTCAGTATCCGAAGAAGGGAACAGAATCCTGGCAGTCCCGGCAGCTTTTCTGATGCAAATGTCCAAGAAACGGGCACCTTATGTGATTCCGCTGATTCTTTGTCTTCTGCATCTCCTACTTCAGGTCATGAAACTCAAGACCGTAGCGTGGGTGAGAATGAATTCAACGAAGAATCTTGGATGAGGAGGAGAGATGACATTGTGACCAGGTTGAGGAGTGGGGTTTTGTCTCCGGTGAAGTATAATGCCAGTGGCAGTTACGGTGTTTTTCAGGGTAGGCCCAGTTCGGGGAAGAAAACGAAGATGGAAACTGGGAAAGGACATAATGCGTTGGAGAAAATGCTTAGAAAGCGGAGTTTTCCCTTGAGGCCATGCAATTCTTATGCCTTTTTTGTTATGACAAATTGGGGCGGGGTTAAGTGTTCTTCCTTCGAGGAAACGAGCAAGAGCTTGAGTAAGAAATGGTGTGAACTCCCTAATGACATGAAAAAGGTACGCATGTTTTCTTTTCGCGAAAACATTGGAacttaaataaaagtatttgattattttaggTGAATGATTATTGGATACTCCCCTGGTGATGTTATGGTAACAGGAATATGAGAACTTGGCTTCGAAGGACAGTGCAAGATACATGAGACAATGTTTGCTGTTAAAGAACGATGTACAAGAAGAAACCGGGTCTGAATTACTTGAAGACGAGAAGTAAGCTGGTAAAACTTAAAGTGTGTTAGAAACGTAGCAAAATTGTTTATTATTCTATGTTTGTTGTACTCACATTAtgaagaaaaaaggaaaaagaaaaatttaccTTAGAACAGTTCTCTGAAATACTTGAGAGTAATTTGGTAGGATTGGTTTACAAAATGAGTATCTGCTGGTTAAGAAAACGAAGTCGAAAACCATTTGCATCTAAGCTTATTATACAGGTTGTTATTTGCATaatctataatattttatattatatgtacaaagaaaataatattactTGGAAACCAGGTATTGTAATTTATCAACAGTGAAAAAGAAGACCGAGAGCCTAGAACTTTTGCTGTGTCACTCGTTGGTTGCAGCTGATATGAACTCCTAATCTTACATCTTATAGAGAAAATGGCTTAGCATAAACATCAAATGGTTCATTAGCACTAAGCTGTGGCTCCTGCAACCAGGAGAAAAAGCCATGTAGAACAAGTtgatatttgtcattttaaaagATAACAAAGTCCTGACAAAATTGCATACCTGTCTTTTTCCAATGCCAGGACTTCCCCCAGTCAAAAGCATTGTGAGAAGTGTTGTAACCACACCCCCTCCTATTTCATCATCCGCATTTCGAATGGTAGACCTCATTGCATTTAAAATACTTCCATATGTAGGATTACTTACTTGGCCTCGTTCAACTGCTTGGATAAATGAAAATGTCATTGCACCTGTTGAAGTCACCTTGGATAGAGCCTGTCCAGCAGTTTTTTGTGTATTAAATGTCATACATATGTAGCCAAGAAGTTAACTCAATATCGAAACGTTGGAGACTGAGCTTACAGATGTATCTGCTGAGATTTGATCATCATCACAACCACTAAAGGATATGACTTCTCCTCCACTAGTGCCTTTCCAAGTACCTGTACGAGGACGATGGTCTTCCCATACATAGTGCCCAGTTCTGAATCCACATACAAATGGATAAACATTTGAAAGTTCGTAATTTTTTTGTGGTAAATTTGTCAGCACCCCTAGTATTAGGCTTAAAATACAGTAACGAAGGTCACCTGTTATCTTCTGTTTCAGTGTTTTGTATCAAGTGGTTCTCAAATAGTGGCAGAGTCGGAGTTATGGTTCATATTTTCATTAGTGTATATGATTATATAATTACAGATCTCCTAATTGTTTTGGGGGATGGGGGGTTGTCATCATAAAAATATGcaagtcaataaaaatatttaagagGGAGATGCTGTCATGGAACCTCGGGAGAGTACGGATATATTTTGGAAGTGGTGCACTAGAGGGGTATGAGTAAGATAGTGCTTGTACATAAGAAAATATGTGCCAAGTATCTAGTCGGTATAGAAATAGGCATAGCACCAAAGGAATAAACTTAAATCTATTATGTCCCCAAGTAACAAACCTGTCCATTCTACAAAGATATGGCAAATCTAGCATCGTGCCACTGTGACACGAGTCTATGATTGCGTGAAGCTTGACTCCACAAGTAAGTGGCCTAACAATAGTTGCATTGATCTCATCATCAACAATCATTCCATATGTCTCGAAATCCAAAGGACAGAGTATTTCATCGAATCCGTCGACCTCATCTCCTGTGTAGTTCCTCTTTTGTGAACCATGGCCAGAGTAATGAAACACCAGGGAGTCCCCAGGCTGGCAACCTTGCACCAGCCAAAACATAGCCATCCTAATGTTGTGTTTTGTTGGGATTTTGTATGGGTCAATTTCCTCTTCTGAAACAACACTTGCACGTGTTAAGGGGGGTTGGATGATATGAAAAAAATGTTAAGAAACACAGGGCATTTCATAGGATTGTTACAAATTAAACCAAAATATGCCACCTTTCACAAATGTTATCGAATTAGTCGGTCACCTGACTCACTAAATTCTTAATTCTTTCTATATAATGCATCGAATACTGTCTTGTGAGGCACATCTGATGTAATATAATCGTTGGTGTATCTCCCATTTAGATGTTGCAAAATCCAAACATATTCCAAGAAAGCCATTCTTTTTTTCGACTTCTCAGATTATTGTATTTCTGAAAGTTCTGATGTACTGTTTGCgagtttatttaaaaatttgatgtgCATCCTCCAATTAATTCCTTTTGAATCTTTTCGAGCTGTCGCTTTGACAAAAACTGGTGCACATTTCAAACTTCGGTTCCATCTGTGGACCTAAAgaataatttaaagatatgCTTTTTAGATTTTGACGATCATGCCATGAAACATATAAACTAAGTAGGGTGTATTCAATCGAAGGTTAATAGTTTTTAATAACTCTTTTAAATGACATATATTTGTGAATTTGACATATTTTTATTGAGTTACATAGATTTTTACAGATTTGTAGATAGAAATCCATCTATTCTGACTTTTTGCAAaacttttataatatttgtaaaaGTTTTCttatatgagtaggtctcttgtgagacggtctcacgaatctttatctgtgagacgggtcaaccctaccgatattcacaataaaaattaatactcttagcataagaagtaatattttttcgtggatgGTTCAAATAgtagatccgtatcacaaaaatacgacccgtgagaccgtctcacacgagTTTTTGGCTTCTTATATATGTGGATTTGtaactttaattatatcatattatttttcattgatttatttgaaataataattattttacgtgATATATTCATGGCAAAAcaacataaatataatttttgaataaaaatatgttagcTTATAGACCAACTGAAAATACTagaaaagaattaaaaatttctttttattcaaaaatttaaattatatttattaaaaaatattattactttcaATTTTATTGACAACAAAGTCGAAAAATAAATCAAgacgaaaatattttttgaagatGACTGAGATAGATAGGAGAGGAGGGGAGAGAAAAATCTATCCAAATATTTGGATTGAATCAAAgacattttttgataaattataattgtgtttttaagttttaatattGTATGTGACTGAATTATACGAAGTTATTAAAAGTTCAAAACTACTTCTagacttttttaaaaattttaaagtcaaAGTTGAATActacttgatttttaaaactcTTCAAACGTCTATTTCGAATATAAACTTTTATAGATTATATAAAAACATTGATCGAATatatttaaacttttaaattctacaaaaataattaaaattaaattcatcAAATTACTTAAATCTCACATTATAAAAACCGTTgggtaaaatcttttaaaatttcaaaagattCGCGTCTTCAAAACTATGCATTACATGCGCATGCTTTGCATCTAATTTGAATTATTGACTGTTTTCTTTGTCTTCTTTAAGAACAGGGAAAATTGCAATTTAGGTTATATCTATGCTATCAAACTTAGAATACAGTCTtgtctcttttaatttttcgaaatttcaattctttttccaaaagaGTGTTGCACGTTTGTGTCGCattgaaaaaaacaataaaaattataacatattaaaattaaaaaatttagcaaaaatttttaaaaaataaaacaaatatacaacaacaaaattgcaatttttccaaaaattctACTTTTATAGGTATTTTTTTAGTGTTGGCGAATAGAGAGTTTTTCGGCtatatattcaaaattatttgggGCTATACATCTTATTTTTCCGTAAAACTCATAAGCTATTTGCATATATCATTAAAGAACATCTTTGTTTGGGTAAAAACTTTTAGATCAagtctttttatttattaaacgaatcaatcatgtccatatttacagaaaaaataataaatttttttcaaaaatgacctaaataaaatattcgtcGCGAAATAGTCTTACTTGAATTATTGTGAAATTTTAAGCTATTTGCAAGTATTGGAGAAGAACAATTTCCCCTATTCACTGATTATTAACTTATTCTCCAAAATTTATGGACTTTAAATGCATGCTACAGATATAAGTTGAAGtgaaacatatttaaaaacacTGGAGACTAgagttaaataaaattaagtaGCCATACCATACATTTTATTTCACGAAAACGTTACTAAATAtattgtaattatattttttttaaaaaaaaaagaaaagaagaatatAAAGAtactgtaatttttttatttgaaataaaagataCTGTAATTGTTCATAGGAcccaaatttcaaaattcaaaacaaaaacgATTAATCAAAgctagaaaacaaaatattaccAGTGAGCATGAGAATGGAGGATTCTGGGAACTTGAACCTATTAATCAGCAAGTATTTCATGCATTTAGCATCATTAATGGTTCCCTTCAACTCGTGCCTCGAGTATCTATACGAGATCCCCACGATCACCGCCTTCTTCTGAGGGTGGGCGGTGAAAGAAGGACCAGGCCGCGGCGCGTAGTGGCCATTGTATGATCCGTTGACAGACGAGTACTGCGTGGGACGATAAGAAGGCGGAGCAGGTGGGTTGGTACGAGGATCGCCGACACGGGTGATGGACTTGCACACAGCACAGCGGATGGTGGCGGCGCCTGGCGGCAGCTGGAGTGGCGTCCGGCAGTTGGAACAATCTACTAACATCAACATTTTTGAGCGATCAAGATTCAGCAAGAGTATTGATAACGTGCAATTAATGTTCAATTTACAGTAAATTCTTTGAGTTCTTTTTCGTGGGCGACTGTGATCAGCGTCGGAGAAAAGCAGAGTCGATATTGAAGGGAAAGATTAAGGAAATGGAGTTGGTGGAAAATATGAAAACGGGAGTTTTTTATTGGCTACGCATTTGGTAATATCTGATctctttgttttatttattaattttgcaTGTAAATGTTTAATTCATAAGTCTCATTCGTGAACTCTTTCTTAGTTATAGGGTATTCAATTATGCACGTACATGTATAAGATTGTTGAGTATCTCTAGTGTGAGACGATattacgaatctttatatgtgagacgagtcaaccattctgatattaacaataaaaagtaatatttttttatgaatgaccaAAATatgagatccgtctcataaattacgacccgtgagatcgtctcacacaagttttcgcaaagatttttatgtttattttcatATCATAACAGTTATATGCAGTGACGGAGCCagaaattcaataataattggtctgtgtttttgttaaaaaaataaaataatacatgtcAATTAActctataataattatattttagggataaaattttaattttatcgggctctatttttctttttctacttGAGCTACATGAACTAATAcaaaaagtttaatttttctgtcttttgtatttatttttttgtttgaactGTCATCACTAAATATAAGTTTAAActaaaatttcaatataaaaatataaaaaattaaaaatagaaaGTCCTCCGGGACTTCATCCGGGTGGGCCATAAGGTTATTGCTtggttttttatatttttatattataattttccaTTAATTGTGTTCggttacctttttttttttcaagttattgccatattttatatatatgaaataagGTGTAAGGTTCTACAAGTTCCACGTGTACATAGACAAGGCATTTAATATGGTAAAATCAATGGAGGTGCCAATTATGATTATGACTGTTATCTGCAAATGCAGTGTAGGCCTGTCCgaatttattcattaataataaataatattagtaatgatcaaaataaaatatttatttcataaaattaaatcgTTAACGCGCGTCCTGATTGATTAGTTGTGGTCCTTCAAATTTTGAAACGAAAcgtcgtttttttttatttttatttaaatgttttcttTTAATAAGGTGAAATAGGTCATTACGTAATCTCTTTAACAAGATGTAGTGCTATTAAAATAGAAGACAATTTGGTCAAATCACTTGAAATGTAGCaaataaacccaaaaaaaaacgtgggattaaaattaaaaaaaaaacaaacaaacaattgTACGAGGATagttcttaatttttttataacatacCACGTATATAGCATATGTGATGGGTGTCTTCTACAGTACTGTAATTTTAATCATCGTgacatatatatgatatatattgaTCCATTCAAAATGTATCAAATATTATGGATATATGTTTCTTTCACTGGTGGAAGCATATATAATTTCGTATTAATACTTCAAACATTGTGTGATCTTCGTATTCTTTAGATAACGCAAATCACACCTCCCCACTACATAATATGATGATAATCCACATACACGCACACGCACACGCGCGGCATATATATTCTACACTTAATTcaggaaagaaaaaagaaattaagaatCTCATTCCAAATTCCATAGCCATATTTTTCTGCTGTCGTATAAAGTAGCAATTATTTATATATCGATCAATAATCAATCCCCCAACATGCGGAATAATGACAGCATGCATGCACCAATACAGACAATACTATAGCATTGAACCTTAGAATCCCAGAACCTCGTTTCATCTTAAATggtattttatatgatttttatgtatatatgtatacttATGTGTGTATAATACACAGATGGATTCCTCTGCTTGAGTACTTATAAGAATAGCTAGATGTATAATTCatagatattatattttatattaatccAGATATGAATTGGATGTGAGATTAAGTTATCACACGCACATTACTATTTGGTGTATTTTCCAAGTGTTAGAAAAATTGCAATCGtcattatatatttgaatatatatacacacacacacgcatatATCGACACATTAGATATGCATGAGGCATATATAAACTAGGTAGCTGCATGCCGCGGTGCCGGAGATCCACGCAGTCTCAAATCCGCTGTCCATTGCTACTCTTCAAACACTCGCTCCAAATTATGTTATCGATCATCACTATCTGTTCCTTATTCTTCTCCGTCAGATCCGGAAACAGAAGCAACGCCTTCATCAAGCCCATGTGGCATTCCTGCCCCATCGCCACCAGCTTCACGCAGCAGCTCTGGCTCACCTTGTTTTCGTTGTCGAACAGCCCGCTTAGCACTTGTCTCCCGCACTCATCCGTCAGCATCGAAATACATCTCCGTGACAATTCATAGAATCCGGGGTATGGTTCAGCACGGATCTCATCTGAAGGTGCCGCCGCTGGGATGTCGGGTACATTGAGGGTGACGGTGTTTGGGTCCGCAGCTACGATCGCTGGTGACGCCAAGACGGCAGATAAGATCACGAGGGTGAATGCTGCGGGAGCATATGGTAGCTTGAATCCTTCCATTGTAGGGTTAGTTTAAGGAAGATGAGATGAATACAGATGGGAAATATTGGACTGGTAGTTATaggttattatttaattaacgtttcgcaTCAGTACGTGGAATTAATTTGTCAACAGtttctttcattctttttcCCTCGAATAACGGCTTTGTAATAAATAGAGtaaacaaattaattttgaGTGGGTTTCATGTTATACCgtttcacggatcttaatctgtgagacgagtcaaccctactcatattcacaatataaagtaatactcttagcataaaaagtaatacttttttgaccaaaataagagatccgtctcacaaatatgatCAATGAGACCGTCtctcacaaatttttgccattaATTTTTCTTCGATGTCTATCAATAATTGTAATGTAAAAGTTATTTATGGAATACaatataaattgataaattgGTGTATCGATTATTGTAAATAACTTAGTTAgtacataatttatttatatcgGTTAGTGATCACAAGTTTACTTAGTTGGTACACAAATTATTTCAAGTATGTACCTAATTGAATTTAGTAAGAGTAATTGAACTTTAAACCAATTTATATTAAGAGTACAATTGATTTTTTAGCTAGATCATGTACCAGTTTATCGATTTTCATGTACCAATTTACTAATTTATCAAAATGAATTTTACTCAAATTTTGTAACAAATCACACTGTTTACCAATAATTCTTACAACATTCTAAAATCGAACTCGTGTGTTGTTTTGCCTGATTCAGATTTAATGTAATTTTTCTGTTGTAGATGTGCTTTCGTAACAAGGCTATCGTagtttggcaaaaacttgtgtgaaaaggtctcacgggtcgcatattgtgagacatatctcttattcgGGTTaagcatgaaaaaaatattttttttatgccaagattattactttttattgtgaatatcagtaagattgacccgtctcacagataaatattcgtgagatcgtctcacaagaaacctactcatcAAGTTATTTGTGGAACACATCATGCGGGAATGTAGCCCGGAATCTTGTGCAAATTGCTGTCTTGTTTGCTTGCATTCAGGCCGGACCTGTTATAAGGTCACAGAACAATTATCTCAGGGCTCGGCTTGACAAAGGgctgatttttaaagaaaatattatatatatatatatatattaattaattaattaatgatagttaattaaaaaaatattaactggTACATTTGATAACTTGAAAAATAcatcatcaataaaaaaaactagtaACTTATCAATTTAAAAACTTATCTCTTGTCTTCACcagtatttttttttcaattatcttCTTCAATCATTTTTCGTATCTTTGATCGTCTTTATCGTTGCAACCGattgtcaaaaattaaaagcaACCATATTTTCGGAAAACTCTTGATATATTATACGTTTTGGCACCATATTAAGgtgtttatcaaaattttacgaTGAAAATGTcagtatatttaaaaataatattattatttattttaagtaataataatttaaatcgtgaaaataaaattaaaaatatatttatttacggTAAAACAAGAACAAAGATTAATGATTGGACAGTGAGACTCATACAAAACACATACAGTCTACAGACATATTGTTCTCATTTTTTTACCAGAACCCTTGAAAAAGTACAGCAACTCCGAAAGGGAATTAACGGAAGAATAAAAAGTACAAAAACGACAGTTTGGGGTGTCGTTTAAATCTTCCATCCCCTCTCCCTCTTATTCGCTCCCTCATTCGTTTTCCTTTTCGCCCCAAATCGTAACTCAAATACTTACAGAGTCATTACATACACAAATAGCAAAGGAAGTTAGTTGGGAATGGAGTACAAGGGGTCTCACGAACAAGAAGACGATCTTTACGGCGGCGATGTGCCTGAGGAAGCATACATGGAATCCGATTTCGACCAATCGATGGAACCTCAAGCCGATGTTGACTCCAAATCTGAGGTGTGTATGTGAAGATATGAATGGGTTTTCTGTCTTCTTTGTGTTTGTAAAATAGAAAGTAATAAGGGTTTGTGCGTGTATGAACAGTGTATATATGGTTTTGTGTGATTTGGGGTTTCATTATGTAGGAGTTGGAGAGTATGAAGAAGAGGTTGCAGGAGATTGAGGAGGAAGCATCAGCGCTTCGTGATATGCAGGCAAAGGTCGAGAATGAAATGGGAGCCACACAAGGTTTTTGCTCACTCCAAGTTTATGGACCTTTACAAAAATGTTGTATCTGTGTATGTTTTCAAAAAACTTTGAATTAGTACCTgattaaaaatctcaaaagatttttttatgtCTAATTGTTCAGAGAAATCAAGGGTAATTTTGACAAATGTAGGTATTTGCTAATTGATATGGGTTAGTTGAGTTGATTAGTATTGTTTTGAGTGTTCGCTTGCTTGTTgcagttttattttttagtttttatttatgCCAAATTGGATGGTATTTTATTGCTATCTACTTCTGCTCAAGATAATTCATATAATGCAAAATCAACATTCTTTTGGCATCAAAACGCTGCGAGCCTGTTTAATTCCAGTTATCTGCATTTGACTATCTTCTAACTGACTTGAGATACATGATAGTTATTTGGAACCAGGAATAAGTTCAAGATAACTTTATTGCAAATGACTTGGGTTGTATAATGGTTGCAATTAAATTAGATGTAGTCCACAATATTCGATATAAGAAAGATAGTTATTTCttcattgttattttttttatttatacattGTATGCTAACGATTTTAAGTCTATATATGACCACACATTTAACTCCGGATATTATAATTACCATTCACTTTAGTGTGTGCTACTAATTTTTCTTCTACCAAACTGAATACTAATAA comes from Primulina huaijiensis isolate GDHJ02 chromosome 5, ASM1229523v2, whole genome shotgun sequence and encodes:
- the LOC140977059 gene encoding uncharacterized protein, whose translation is MADDYVNQVMDFQPISSTSPSIPLHLSGSLAGDTVRVQGDTGEYEFSLQFSIRRREQNPGSPGSFSDANVQETGTLCDSADSLSSASPTSGHETQDRSVGENEFNEESWMRRRDDIVTRLRSGVLSPVKYNASGSYGVFQGRPSSGKKTKMETGKGHNALEKMLRKRSFPLRPCNSYAFFVMTNWGGVKCSSFEETSKSLSKKWCELPNDMKKEYENLASKDSARYMRQCLLLKNDVQEETGSELLEDEK
- the LOC140977058 gene encoding metacaspase-1-like produces the protein MLMLVDCSNCRTPLQLPPGAATIRCAVCKSITRVGDPRTNPPAPPSYRPTQYSSVNGSYNGHYAPRPGPSFTAHPQKKAVIVGISYRYSRHELKGTINDAKCMKYLLINRFKFPESSILMLTEEEIDPYKIPTKHNIRMAMFWLVQGCQPGDSLVFHYSGHGSQKRNYTGDEVDGFDEILCPLDFETYGMIVDDEINATIVRPLTCGVKLHAIIDSCHSGTMLDLPYLCRMDRTGHYVWEDHRPRTGTWKGTSGGEVISFSGCDDDQISADTSALSKVTSTGAMTFSFIQAVERGQVSNPTYGSILNAMRSTIRNADDEIGGGVVTTLLTMLLTGGSPGIGKRQEPQLSANEPFDVYAKPFSL